A genomic region of Thunnus albacares chromosome 2, fThuAlb1.1, whole genome shotgun sequence contains the following coding sequences:
- the LOC122999407 gene encoding transcription factor BTF3-like, with protein MKESIMNQEKLAKLQAQVRIGGKGSARRKKKVVHRTATADDKKLQFSLKKLGVNNISGIEEVNMFTNQGTVIHFNNPKVQASLAANTFTITGHAENKQLTEMLPGILNQLGADSLTSLRRLAETLPKPTGENKAPMVAAEEEDDEVPDLVENFDEASKNEAN; from the exons ATGAAGGAGTCGATAATGAACCAGGAGAAGCTCGCCAAACTGCAGGCGCAGGTCCGCATAGGCGGCAAG GGATCAGCCCGCAGAAAGAAGAAGGTGGTGCACAGAACAGCTACAGCAGATGACAAGAAGCTGCAGTTCTCCCTCAAGAAACTGGGAGTCAACAACATCTCCGGCATTGAGGAG GTTAATATGTTCACAAACCAGGGGACAGTGATCCACTTTAATAACCCAAAGGTCCAGGCCTCCCTGGCTGCCAACACCTTCACAATCACAGGACACGCTGAGAACAAGCAGCTTACAGAGATGCTCCCAGGAATCCTAAACCAGCTGGGAGCCGACAGTCTCACCAGCCTCAGGAGACTAGCAGAGACCCTGCCTAAGCCAA CTGGAGAGAACAAAGCCCCTATGGTTGCTGctgaagaggaggatgatgaagtTCCAG ATCTTGTTGAAAACTTTGATGAGGCTTCAAAGAACGAGGCAAACTAA